The window TCTACTGCCCCAAATACCACAATCCTGCCGATTATATGATAGAGATAATCAGCGGGGAGTACGGAGACTTTAGCGATCAACTGCACAAGCTCGCCACCAGCAAGGAGCAGTCGTGGCGGTCGAATGTGTCGCAGATTCTGAAGAAGGAAGCTGACGCGAATTTCACGAACGAGAGCAAGGCGACGGTCCTGGTTCAGCCGCCTTCGGAGTTGGAGAGGTTCGTCGTGCTGCTGCACTGGCACATGATTCAACTGTTCAGGGACTGGACGGTCACCTACCTGAAGCTGCTGATTCATCTTCTGGTGGGCATAATGCTCGGCTTGCTGTTCACGGGCTCGGGCATGGACGGCAGCAAGTCTCTCAGCAACGTTGGATTCTTCGTGGTCACTTCTGTTTATCTGTGCTACACCAGCATGATGCCGGCGGTGCTCAAGTTCCCTTTGGAGTTCTCCACGTTGAAAAAGGAGAGATTCAATAATTGGTATACATTGAAGACGTACTACGTCGCGACTATCATCTGCAACGTGCCTCTGCAGATGATGTTCACGTTCGTCTACAGCTGCGTCTCCTACTTCCTCAGCCATCAACCCGCTGACACCAACAGGTTTCTCATGTTCCTGGCCGTGGCGATCATGACCACGCTGATAGCGGAGAGTTTCGGAATTTTGATTGGTACTCTGCTGAATCCTGTAAACGGAACCTTCATGGCCGCCATCATCACGTGCGCCATGCTGGTCTTGTCAGGATTCCTGGCCCTCTACGATCATATGCCCGTTGTTCTCTACTACGTCAGCTATCTGAGTTATTTGAAGTACTCGGTGCACGCGTTCGTGCACACGATATACGGTTTCAACCGAGAGAAGTTGTCCTGCCCGAGGTCCTACTGCCACTATCGCATCCCAGAGCTCATGTTGACGGACCTGTCCATGACGGACGGCAAGTACTGGATCGACATCTGTCTACTCTTGTGCAATTACGTGTTATTCAGAATCGCGGCGTACTGCACGCTCAAAAAGAAACTCGCCTCGGCCTGAGATCCTGTTGCTGTTCTTGTGGTGATTGTTTCGTGAAACGAGGACTTGCTCAGGCGTCACCTGGAGGTTTGTTGTACCAAAGGTGGTGTTATCGTGTCACTCGGTATCCAAAGGTGATTGTGATCTAGGACAAAAGTGCCCTGTAACTGTGCAAATAAAGACGATTATGTCATTTTTGCGATCGGACGCTCGCCGATGGAAATGGGAATTTTCGCGATAAACGCGACATAACTTCCTGGCATTGTTCTGTGAAACGAGTATTGTTTTATCATTCACTGTTTTGTACTTGGCGTGAAACTCTATTAAAAACGTTTCCAATAAAGGCTCCGCGTCTCTTTCCCTTCTATAAACAATTTCCTGTTCTAGGAGGAGGAAGAATCTCCATGGAGCGTCGCGGATACTTTGTTTTCTGACGGTGAACGGAGTCGGTTGGGCGAGATCAGGAACGTTAGCGTTATTCACGGAAATACCGTGGTCAAAGATCAAATGCGATCGCACGGAATTAATAACACCATTTCGTAATCGAATCGTGAGAACGTTGAACTTACGCGTTGCGTAACATGTCACTGTTAATGGAGGAGGTCGAGCAAAAGGTAAATTCGAGAAAAGTTCGTCGAAATGCGATACTTGGAAAAGTTGGCAGGTGACATATTTAGATCGTTATCTAGGAGTGATAACTGATTTTTAATTAGCCTTCTCTTTGGTACAATATGTCAGGAATATTCCATGAAAATTCGAAAGCAACCGAGATTCGATGATTTCTGTAGATGACTGCAACATACCAGTATATGGTAGTTGGATTCTCGATTCTACGCTCTTCATTGTAAGGAAGAAAGTTAGCGACTGCGAATATTGTCTGTCACGTGAGTCCGCATTTGTCTTATACTGTATGAGAAAGCAATGTAGGGATACTGGTATAGGACTATACATACAGTATGT of the Hylaeus volcanicus isolate JK05 unplaced genomic scaffold, UHH_iyHylVolc1.0_haploid 9814, whole genome shotgun sequence genome contains:
- the LOC128882299 gene encoding ATP-binding cassette subfamily G member 4, translating into MYQRVVLVSLPQASSIDIEFTNVTYEAQEGFLGPTKQILKEVSGAFKSGELTAIMGPSGAGKSTLLNILTGFERDKWKGQIEYIGKDGKHTLKEYRKQSCYIQQDDQLHPLFTVHEAMRMATDLKIGSSLSRKAKEMLIDDVLENLDLSKTKDTRCSQLSGGQRKRLSIALELLDNPPVMFLDEPTTGLDALSSYQCIRLLQSLAKAGRTIVCTIHQPSAAIYEMFDNVFLLAGGRCMYDGATKNTIAYFASAGLYCPKYHNPADYMIEIISGEYGDFSDQLHKLATSKEQSWRSNVSQILKKEADANFTNESKATVLVQPPSELERFVVLLHWHMIQLFRDWTVTYLKLLIHLLVGIMLGLLFTGSGMDGSKSLSNVGFFVVTSVYLCYTSMMPAVLKFPLEFSTLKKERFNNWYTLKTYYVATIICNVPLQMMFTFVYSCVSYFLSHQPADTNRFLMFLAVAIMTTLIAESFGILIGTLLNPVNGTFMAAIITCAMLVLSGFLALYDHMPVVLYYVSYLSYLKYSVHAFVHTIYGFNREKLSCPRSYCHYRIPELMLTDLSMTDGKYWIDICLLLCNYVLFRIAAYCTLKKKLASA